Proteins encoded within one genomic window of Spirochaeta isovalerica:
- a CDS encoding chemotaxis protein CheW, producing MDNVITDIDLLQQEAKKESSIDFKMVTFSLAGKDYGIDIMTVKEISKAGKFTFVPNSAPYVRGVYNLRGDIISVIDLRIFFNQPAKQSGENELESMIIVRLEDHVIGIIVDEIDKVVGISSESVQPPHPLFGDINIKYISGVAENNNRLYVILDVEAIFGTKNDEDDTVPAMESSSGRFAAAPAESQSVQQASEPVDQSERELGFIKETLITFKQFYASPVNDDWIRRRYSQWFEDRYNSNKSIQLTGVDDADSYLTSFYSPYTESLWSEEYIHAVTAFIPQTSGVNFNVWNPGCGKGYETYSVLSMLKKYKSDLNIKIHGSDKDLISVASAPGLLFQKNSVPDFYQEFMVESNSGLQFQNSMKDLIMFEFRDLENLEVFSRLDMVIIRDVLSFLKVELQNKVIQVILDNLKDNGVLILGQNERLPNLSGWEDISANGISAYRKK from the coding sequence ATGGATAATGTAATTACAGACATAGATCTTTTACAGCAGGAAGCCAAAAAAGAGTCTTCGATAGATTTTAAAATGGTAACATTCTCATTGGCCGGAAAAGATTACGGAATCGATATAATGACGGTTAAAGAAATTTCCAAAGCCGGAAAATTCACTTTCGTACCGAATTCCGCACCTTATGTCCGTGGAGTCTATAATCTCCGGGGAGATATTATTTCCGTCATCGATTTAAGAATCTTTTTTAATCAGCCTGCCAAGCAATCCGGTGAAAACGAACTGGAAAGCATGATCATAGTCCGGCTTGAGGATCATGTAATCGGTATTATCGTCGACGAGATTGATAAAGTCGTCGGTATTTCCAGCGAGAGCGTACAGCCTCCCCATCCTCTGTTCGGCGATATTAATATCAAATATATCAGCGGAGTTGCTGAAAATAACAACAGGCTTTATGTCATTCTTGATGTTGAAGCTATTTTCGGAACTAAAAACGATGAAGATGATACGGTTCCGGCAATGGAGAGTTCTTCCGGTCGTTTCGCTGCTGCACCTGCAGAGTCTCAATCGGTACAGCAAGCTTCTGAACCTGTTGATCAGTCTGAAAGAGAGCTGGGATTTATCAAGGAAACGCTTATCACCTTCAAACAGTTTTACGCTTCCCCTGTTAATGATGACTGGATCAGAAGACGGTACAGCCAGTGGTTTGAAGACAGATATAACAGCAACAAGTCAATCCAGCTTACCGGTGTGGACGATGCGGACTCTTATCTCACATCCTTTTATTCCCCTTATACCGAGAGTCTCTGGAGTGAAGAGTATATTCATGCCGTTACAGCCTTTATTCCCCAGACATCGGGAGTCAATTTCAATGTCTGGAATCCCGGGTGCGGAAAAGGTTATGAAACATATTCTGTGCTGTCCATGCTCAAAAAGTATAAATCCGATCTTAATATAAAAATTCACGGATCTGACAAGGATCTGATCAGTGTTGCTTCTGCCCCCGGGCTTCTTTTTCAGAAAAATTCTGTGCCCGATTTTTATCAGGAGTTCATGGTCGAGAGCAATTCGGGGCTTCAGTTTCAGAATTCCATGAAAGATCTTATCATGTTTGAATTCAGAGACCTGGAAAACCTTGAAGTTTTTTCAAGATTGGATATGGTTATAATAAGAGATGTCTTGTCGTTCCTCAAAGTGGAACTGCAGAATAAAGTTATTCAGGTTATTCTGGATAATCTTAAAGATAATGGAGTTCTGATCCTCGGACAGAATGAAAGATTGCCGAACCTGAGTGGTTGGGAGGATATTTCGGCAAATGGTATCAGTGCCTACAGAAAAAAATAA
- a CDS encoding chemotaxis protein CheA, which translates to MSDYLDPNNEELLKDFFIEANLQVEILEQNILSIENDPSDHDAIDEIFRAAHTLKGGAATVQMTELAEFTHIVEDLLDEIRSGNVAVSGDVVDGLLSSIDVIKAMLESRSEGDVFSDDISDIKNQLQSALENKNGTPATRPAQPEPAAAPVASAAPQSQPAQASVAVQKTGLSEYETLELFEAAGKGNDVLRVSVSFDESNPMNSVGGIQVYAALKAAGIILKTVPDFEELYEDRYHPVVDYYLTTDLEEDDIIARATISDVTTSIVVNQVENPSAPGYAPAASAEPARKVKQPEPVSTPTAVREPAKVSAQPVQEEPENRSETDEIQTPKAFAEAAKKTKVKAKTKDKVVGSILRVDSKRIDNLLNLVSEAVINKATFNQISNQFTECLNTLQSVEAEYKEKVKNLFESIPEYIEEYRNEDNLKVVKKDVNKRFGDLTTLFDDFDDSIKSAVNQFKGTAANLARNTGDLHEGILRIRMVQINQIFSRFPRLVRDMSKKLGKQIQLDIMGEDTELDKSVIEELLDPLMHCVRNSLDHGIESPDVRKKAGKPEEGRILLSARNEGNLIVIEITDDGAGIDVDKVRQKAISRGVIHQSKNLTDMEAYNLIFEPGFSTAKTVTDISGRGVGLDVVRKQIEKLNGTVTVWSEKGMGTTFTIRLPLTLAIIQGLLVRVGPEVYAIPITSVAESHRVKQSSINMIDGYEVFNVRDEVISLMRLGNIFRIPSTSDAEYKFIVIVGSGDKKMGLMVDSLIGEEDVVIKPLLDKYTNSPGIAGATILGDGTVSLIIDVAQLLDLGVKKEQADRMARAATIVH; encoded by the coding sequence ATGAGTGATTACCTTGATCCCAACAACGAAGAGCTTTTAAAAGATTTCTTTATCGAAGCAAACCTACAGGTTGAAATTCTTGAACAAAATATATTATCGATTGAGAATGACCCATCTGATCATGATGCGATAGATGAGATTTTCAGAGCAGCTCACACTTTAAAAGGCGGAGCCGCCACAGTTCAGATGACGGAACTTGCCGAGTTCACCCACATAGTGGAAGACCTGCTTGATGAGATCCGGAGCGGAAACGTCGCTGTATCGGGTGATGTTGTCGATGGTCTGTTGTCTTCCATTGATGTAATCAAAGCCATGCTGGAATCCCGATCGGAAGGGGACGTCTTCAGCGATGATATCTCGGATATTAAAAATCAGCTGCAATCGGCCCTGGAGAATAAAAACGGAACTCCTGCAACCAGACCGGCGCAGCCGGAACCCGCAGCCGCCCCCGTCGCATCGGCAGCTCCACAGTCTCAGCCGGCTCAGGCTTCTGTAGCGGTTCAGAAAACAGGATTGAGCGAGTACGAAACTCTGGAGCTTTTCGAAGCTGCCGGAAAAGGCAATGATGTGCTGAGGGTCTCTGTCAGTTTTGATGAATCCAACCCCATGAATTCCGTTGGAGGAATTCAGGTTTACGCAGCACTTAAAGCAGCCGGGATCATACTTAAGACTGTTCCCGATTTTGAAGAGCTTTATGAAGACAGGTATCATCCTGTTGTGGATTATTATCTGACCACTGATCTCGAAGAAGATGATATCATTGCAAGGGCAACCATTTCTGATGTGACTACATCAATTGTTGTTAACCAGGTCGAAAACCCTTCGGCTCCGGGATATGCGCCTGCAGCTTCCGCTGAACCGGCCCGCAAAGTGAAACAGCCGGAGCCTGTCTCAACACCTACAGCTGTCAGGGAACCTGCGAAAGTCTCAGCTCAGCCTGTTCAGGAAGAGCCTGAAAACCGCAGTGAAACTGATGAGATCCAAACCCCTAAAGCTTTTGCCGAAGCGGCAAAGAAAACCAAAGTCAAAGCCAAAACTAAAGATAAAGTGGTTGGATCTATTCTCCGCGTAGACAGCAAGAGAATCGATAACCTGCTTAATCTGGTCAGCGAAGCGGTAATTAATAAGGCGACGTTTAATCAGATAAGCAATCAGTTTACTGAGTGTTTGAATACACTTCAGTCCGTTGAAGCTGAATATAAGGAGAAGGTCAAAAATCTTTTTGAATCCATTCCAGAATACATTGAAGAATACCGCAATGAAGATAATCTCAAAGTTGTAAAAAAAGATGTCAACAAGCGTTTCGGCGATTTGACAACTCTGTTCGATGATTTTGATGATTCCATAAAATCCGCAGTCAATCAGTTCAAAGGGACCGCGGCTAATCTGGCCAGAAATACAGGAGACCTCCACGAGGGAATTCTCCGGATCAGAATGGTTCAGATTAATCAGATTTTCTCCCGTTTCCCAAGGCTCGTCCGGGATATGTCGAAAAAGCTGGGCAAGCAGATCCAACTCGATATCATGGGAGAGGATACGGAACTTGACAAGTCTGTTATTGAAGAACTTCTCGATCCTCTGATGCACTGTGTCAGAAATTCTCTGGATCACGGTATCGAGAGTCCGGACGTGAGAAAAAAAGCCGGTAAACCCGAAGAGGGTCGCATTTTACTATCTGCCAGAAATGAAGGTAACCTCATTGTTATTGAAATTACCGATGATGGAGCCGGAATTGATGTTGATAAAGTCCGCCAGAAAGCCATAAGTCGCGGAGTCATCCATCAGAGTAAAAATCTTACGGATATGGAAGCTTACAATCTCATATTTGAACCGGGTTTTTCCACTGCGAAAACAGTTACCGATATTTCCGGCAGGGGAGTCGGTCTTGATGTCGTTCGTAAACAGATTGAAAAGCTGAACGGAACGGTTACTGTATGGTCTGAAAAGGGTATGGGAACTACTTTTACCATTCGCTTACCATTAACTCTGGCCATTATTCAGGGACTGCTCGTTCGCGTGGGACCGGAAGTTTACGCCATACCAATAACCTCGGTAGCGGAATCTCACAGAGTCAAACAGTCCAGTATCAATATGATTGACGGATATGAAGTTTTCAACGTCCGGGACGAGGTCATTTCTCTTATGAGGCTTGGCAATATATTCCGGATTCCTTCCACTTCCGATGCCGAATATAAGTTTATTGTCATCGTCGGTAGCGGAGACAAGAAAATGGGACTCATGGTGGACTCGTTGATCGGAGAAGAGGATGTCGTAATCAAACCGCTTCTCGACAAATATACCAACTCACCGGGTATTGCCGGCGCAACTATCCTGGGTGACGGTACCGTTTCCCTGATAATCGATGTCGCACAGCTGCTGGATCTGGGTGTTAAAAAAGAACAGGCTGACAGAATGGCAAGAGCCGCCACAATAGTGCATTAA